From a region of the Bermanella marisrubri genome:
- a CDS encoding AraC family transcriptional regulator translates to MQLQVAAFSVRTTLAYLIHHGVPQAPLFEIVGLNREQLDEPDRMVDVSIIEAIYDFGAQYLDCNNIGFRVGQWGDSGRWGVLGHIVDSASTIAQALEYQKRYQSLVGNVSRSEFLIENQYGVLKWLPHYQCSRHITEEVVTSWVAFAKKALAVKLSPHAIHFTHEQEADKSEFEVFFECPVYFSSTFTGIEFDTRIIEMPLMGHSPDLLKVLTGYADLIVLKKQKNAANEVVTQFVIDSLQHKVPTLQDVAEHLGVSARNLQRKFKQQGTNFKTIVDDIRKEYAFTYLLQTNYKMTYIAQILGFSEQSVFQRAFKRWTGMTPGEYRIHHGVRDFNQDKL, encoded by the coding sequence GTGCAATTACAGGTGGCAGCATTCAGTGTGAGAACCACACTGGCATATTTAATTCATCATGGGGTGCCGCAAGCCCCACTGTTTGAGATTGTGGGTCTTAATCGAGAACAACTGGACGAGCCTGATCGCATGGTGGACGTATCTATCATTGAAGCCATTTACGATTTTGGCGCTCAGTATCTTGATTGCAACAATATAGGCTTTCGAGTTGGTCAGTGGGGGGATAGTGGTCGCTGGGGCGTATTAGGGCATATTGTCGATAGTGCTTCTACAATTGCTCAGGCGTTAGAGTATCAAAAAAGGTATCAAAGCTTGGTAGGCAATGTTTCTCGTTCGGAGTTTTTGATAGAAAATCAGTATGGTGTGCTTAAATGGTTGCCGCACTATCAATGTAGCCGCCATATCACAGAAGAAGTGGTCACAAGTTGGGTTGCTTTTGCTAAAAAAGCACTGGCAGTCAAGCTATCCCCTCATGCCATTCATTTTACCCATGAACAGGAAGCTGACAAATCAGAGTTTGAAGTTTTTTTTGAGTGTCCAGTTTATTTTTCTAGCACGTTTACAGGAATCGAGTTTGATACGCGCATAATTGAGATGCCTTTAATGGGGCATAGCCCCGACTTACTCAAGGTTCTGACAGGTTATGCAGATTTAATTGTACTAAAAAAGCAAAAGAATGCGGCTAACGAAGTGGTGACGCAGTTTGTAATAGATAGCTTGCAACACAAAGTACCAACCCTCCAGGATGTGGCTGAGCATTTGGGTGTTAGCGCACGTAATTTGCAGAGAAAGTTTAAACAACAGGGTACAAACTTTAAGACCATCGTTGACGATATTCGCAAAGAGTATGCCTTCACTTATCTTTTGCAGACCAATTATAAAATGACATATATCGCGCAAATACTCGGATTTTCAGAGCAAAGTGTTTTTCAACGCGCGTTTAAACGTTGGACAGGTATGACACCAGGTGAATATCGAATTCACCATGGTGTGCGAGATTTCAATCAGGATAAACTGTAG
- a CDS encoding NADPH-dependent FMN reductase, with translation MDKLNIIVICGSTRENAASANVSQYLLETLTTKGVNAGLLDLHKANIPLWDEHAKTDEKIKERLNQADGFVFAIPEWHGMVPPAVKNLFYYFNKCFSHKPAFLIGVSAGTGGRYPLTEMRSSTYKNSFINYIPVSCVIDKVNDTFNDKGEFIAETDYIARRLNEGLSFLQEYAKGLRHVRQSDIFEKSEFANGM, from the coding sequence GTGGATAAACTAAACATCATCGTCATTTGTGGTAGCACTCGAGAAAATGCTGCATCTGCCAATGTCAGTCAATACCTCCTCGAAACACTTACTACCAAGGGCGTGAATGCAGGGCTATTAGATTTGCATAAGGCTAATATCCCACTTTGGGATGAACATGCAAAAACTGATGAAAAAATAAAAGAGCGTTTAAACCAAGCCGACGGTTTTGTGTTTGCGATCCCAGAGTGGCACGGTATGGTACCCCCAGCGGTTAAAAACCTATTTTATTATTTTAATAAGTGTTTTAGTCACAAACCCGCTTTTTTGATCGGTGTCAGTGCCGGAACTGGTGGGCGTTACCCACTTACTGAAATGCGCTCTTCCACCTACAAAAACAGCTTTATTAATTACATTCCGGTCAGCTGCGTCATCGATAAAGTCAATGATACCTTCAATGACAAAGGAGAATTCATAGCCGAAACGGATTACATTGCTCGTCGATTAAACGAAGGCTTATCCTTTTTACAAGAGTATGCCAAAGGCCTACGTCACGTGAGACAAAGCGACATCTTTGAAAAATCGGAATTCGCGAACGGAATGTAG
- a CDS encoding DUF962 domain-containing protein, whose product MAKSIQQWLDEYGESHQNKTNKRIHWFCVPQIVWTVMAFIYVIPVPEAMASVSPHLNWAVIVSVLAIVFYLRLSLTLAIGMTAFLAACYGLILAFVSAFPGYLLWFAGIWFVILWALQFYGHEVEGKKPSFLKDLQFLMIGPAWLMSFIFQKVGLKY is encoded by the coding sequence ATGGCGAAATCCATACAACAATGGCTCGACGAGTATGGTGAGAGTCATCAGAACAAAACCAATAAACGCATTCATTGGTTCTGTGTACCGCAAATTGTTTGGACTGTGATGGCGTTTATTTACGTCATCCCGGTACCCGAAGCCATGGCTAGTGTGAGTCCACACTTAAATTGGGCAGTGATCGTTTCGGTATTGGCTATTGTCTTTTATTTACGACTTTCTCTAACGCTAGCCATTGGTATGACCGCTTTCTTAGCAGCCTGCTATGGCCTGATTTTAGCTTTTGTAAGCGCTTTTCCAGGCTATCTTTTATGGTTCGCAGGAATTTGGTTTGTCATCTTATGGGCTCTACAATTCTACGGCCATGAAGTAGAAGGTAAAAAACCATCGTTTTTGAAAGACCTTCAATTTCTAATGATTGGGCCCGCTTGGTTAATGTCATTCATTTTTCAAAAAGTGGGTTTGAAGTACTAA
- a CDS encoding AraC family transcriptional regulator produces MSQLDQPTHKRVSIHWIKAILAAAESLGINANAIQEKVNITLDLDRNEPAYLSLDQTQDIWEAAETLSGHEFFGLRMGQNVRPSYFHAVAYVAMTSANLFEAFKSFQRYMPLISEGAILSMSHEQNRIWVEYTPVPDYKAFSRHQHESVMALLLAFSRWLLGDESVTPIEVKFATDTGPGSWEYQQVFGVTPRFSQNITAMEFEKAVLQRPLKESDAGLHTLHRAHADQLLAAHSNTSWKAKVIKTLVESGHYHMTREQVANKLNVSTRTLQRRLQQENTNFIDVMDEQRRVKAEELIIKTDRSLKQIAEDLGFAESSTFYRACHRWFDCTPNELRQSHTS; encoded by the coding sequence ATGTCTCAGCTTGATCAGCCAACCCATAAGCGTGTATCCATACATTGGATCAAAGCTATATTAGCCGCGGCTGAATCCTTGGGTATTAACGCGAATGCTATTCAAGAAAAGGTGAATATTACGTTGGATCTTGATCGTAATGAGCCTGCCTATTTGTCACTGGATCAAACACAGGACATATGGGAAGCGGCGGAAACCTTATCAGGTCATGAGTTCTTTGGTTTGCGTATGGGGCAAAACGTGAGGCCATCGTATTTTCATGCTGTGGCTTATGTGGCTATGACAAGTGCAAATTTGTTTGAAGCTTTTAAAAGCTTCCAGCGTTATATGCCGCTAATCAGTGAGGGCGCTATTCTTTCAATGAGTCATGAGCAAAACCGTATTTGGGTTGAATACACGCCGGTGCCAGATTATAAGGCGTTTAGTCGCCATCAACACGAATCGGTGATGGCACTTTTACTGGCTTTCAGTCGTTGGCTCCTTGGGGATGAAAGTGTGACGCCGATAGAAGTGAAATTTGCTACGGACACTGGTCCCGGTAGTTGGGAATATCAGCAAGTGTTTGGTGTCACGCCACGTTTTTCACAAAATATTACTGCCATGGAGTTTGAGAAAGCTGTGCTTCAGCGTCCGTTGAAAGAGAGTGATGCAGGTTTACATACATTGCATCGCGCTCATGCGGATCAACTTCTTGCTGCTCACAGTAATACCAGCTGGAAAGCCAAGGTGATCAAAACTTTGGTAGAAAGCGGTCATTATCATATGACACGGGAACAAGTGGCTAACAAGTTAAATGTGAGTACACGTACTTTACAGCGGCGATTGCAACAAGAAAATACAAACTTTATTGATGTAATGGATGAGCAGCGACGGGTTAAAGCTGAGGAGCTAATTATTAAAACGGATCGCAGTTTGAAACAGATTGCTGAAGATTTAGGGTTTGCAGAAAGCTCTACTTTTTATCGTGCGTGTCATCGTTGGTTTGATTGTACACCCAACGAGTTGCGTCAAAGCCACACAAGTTAA
- a CDS encoding GGDEF domain-containing protein: MVTQVSNISALQDDKLTPFSELAAKPQIKSDVLVRLATFLQTTLDYKQLLTLFKREIASSVLVEGIEFSNAEHQVHYLDGQKGPHSCNYTLSAQGQGLGEITFFRTTRFREHEMANLEALMGTLIYPLRNAMRYRSALNQAFKDPLTGAGNRIALNESLQREMELAKRHGHDLAILMLDIDHFKTINDRFGHLVGDEMLKATVNTITQCVRQTDICFRYGGEEFVVILNNCNIANARLIAERIRMDVSETVLQTQDDNFLQATISCGLSVYDANDTLENLIHRADIALYKAKNSGRNKVCVQEQTKKEETV; encoded by the coding sequence ATGGTGACTCAAGTATCGAACATTTCGGCGCTACAAGATGACAAGCTCACGCCGTTCAGTGAATTAGCTGCGAAGCCACAGATCAAGTCTGATGTTCTGGTGCGCTTAGCCACTTTTTTACAAACCACCCTAGATTACAAACAACTTTTAACGCTATTTAAACGAGAAATCGCTTCGTCGGTATTAGTTGAGGGTATTGAATTTTCCAATGCTGAGCATCAAGTACATTACTTAGATGGCCAAAAAGGCCCTCACTCGTGCAACTACACACTAAGCGCTCAGGGCCAAGGATTAGGTGAAATCACCTTTTTCCGCACTACACGTTTTCGTGAGCATGAAATGGCCAATCTCGAAGCGTTAATGGGGACTTTGATATACCCATTGCGCAATGCCATGCGTTATCGCAGCGCTCTGAATCAGGCGTTCAAAGACCCGCTTACAGGTGCAGGCAACCGCATCGCATTGAATGAATCACTTCAACGTGAAATGGAACTAGCCAAACGCCATGGCCACGACCTTGCCATTCTCATGTTGGACATCGATCACTTTAAAACCATCAACGACCGTTTCGGGCACTTGGTCGGCGATGAAATGCTAAAAGCCACGGTGAATACCATCACCCAATGCGTTCGCCAAACAGACATTTGTTTCCGCTATGGTGGCGAAGAATTTGTTGTTATTCTCAATAACTGTAACATCGCCAACGCGCGCTTAATTGCCGAGCGCATTCGTATGGATGTATCCGAAACCGTTTTGCAAACTCAAGATGATAACTTTTTACAAGCTACCATCAGCTGTGGGTTAAGCGTTTATGATGCGAATGATACTTTGGAAAATCTTATCCATCGTGCAGACATCGCACTCTATAAAGCAAAAAACTCTGGGCGTAATAAGGTCTGTGTGCAAGAGCAAACTAAAAAAGAAGAGACTGTTTAG
- a CDS encoding YciK family oxidoreductase, producing the protein MTDSHSVLPLDQRVILVTGASKGIGRAMVYGFAEAGATVIMLARNEEALNHIHDDLVAKKLPQPVIVQFDLEHAPEEAYFQLRDMINEEFGRLDGLLLNASLLGQRTPLSNYNWQTWNRVMNINVNSTFLLARTLLPVMEQSPADASILMTSSSVGRKSKAYWGAYAVSKFATEGLMQTMAEELENTSNVRVNSINPGGTRTDMRAEAYPAEDPATVKSPEDLVARYIYLMSAESKGINGQALDI; encoded by the coding sequence ATGACAGACTCACACTCAGTCCTTCCTCTAGATCAACGTGTCATTTTAGTGACAGGCGCTAGCAAAGGTATTGGCCGTGCCATGGTGTATGGTTTTGCTGAGGCAGGTGCCACTGTCATCATGTTGGCCCGCAATGAAGAAGCTCTCAATCACATACACGATGACTTAGTGGCGAAAAAGCTGCCACAACCTGTGATCGTTCAGTTTGATTTGGAGCATGCACCCGAAGAAGCGTATTTCCAGCTTCGCGATATGATTAATGAAGAATTCGGTCGTCTAGACGGTTTATTGCTCAATGCGAGTTTATTGGGTCAGCGCACGCCGCTATCCAACTATAACTGGCAAACCTGGAATCGTGTCATGAACATCAATGTGAATAGCACTTTTCTGCTTGCTCGTACACTGCTGCCGGTTATGGAGCAAAGCCCTGCCGACGCCAGTATTCTTATGACTTCTTCGAGCGTCGGCAGAAAGTCGAAAGCTTATTGGGGAGCTTATGCAGTTTCAAAATTCGCCACTGAAGGCTTGATGCAAACCATGGCGGAAGAACTAGAAAACACGAGTAATGTACGTGTTAATAGTATTAATCCCGGTGGCACTCGAACCGACATGCGTGCAGAGGCCTATCCGGCGGAAGACCCTGCTACAGTGAAATCACCGGAAGACTTAGTTGCACGTTACATTTACTTAATGAGTGCCGAAAGTAAGGGCATAAACGGCCAAGCGCTGGATATCTAG
- a CDS encoding HAD family hydrolase encodes MIENKHYDAVLFDLDGTLVDTAPDFFVVINEMRMADGLDALSYESVRSVVSNGARALINLAYDIDEGHPEYARQRQRLLDLYLQNVAQETRLFPGFDAMLLHFKEQGIPAAIVTNKPRLYADALLKQLKINHGVLEDYIDSLVCPDDVTHRKPNPEALLLACKEMSVNASNCIYVGDHLRDIQAGKAASMTTLACEFGYVGSPQEAKSWQADQTFATSEALAQHLISVTMRRERQ; translated from the coding sequence ATGATCGAAAACAAACACTATGACGCAGTTTTATTCGATCTTGATGGCACCTTGGTCGACACCGCTCCTGATTTCTTTGTGGTGATTAATGAGATGCGTATGGCCGATGGCTTGGACGCCCTCTCCTATGAAAGCGTTCGCTCAGTTGTCAGCAATGGTGCCCGCGCCTTGATCAACCTAGCTTATGATATAGACGAAGGTCATCCCGAATATGCTCGACAACGTCAGAGACTATTGGACCTATACCTTCAAAATGTAGCGCAAGAAACCCGACTATTTCCTGGGTTTGACGCGATGTTGCTGCACTTCAAAGAACAAGGCATTCCAGCCGCCATCGTCACAAATAAACCTCGCTTGTACGCCGATGCCCTACTAAAACAGCTAAAAATCAATCATGGTGTTCTTGAGGATTACATAGACAGTTTAGTTTGTCCGGATGACGTTACGCATCGAAAACCCAATCCTGAAGCGCTACTGCTGGCTTGCAAGGAGATGTCAGTAAACGCAAGTAACTGCATCTATGTTGGCGATCATCTACGCGATATTCAAGCAGGTAAAGCCGCGAGTATGACAACACTGGCCTGCGAATTCGGTTATGTCGGAAGCCCCCAAGAAGCGAAATCATGGCAAGCTGATCAGACCTTTGCGACAAGCGAAGCACTGGCGCAACATCTGATTTCAGTTACAATGCGCCGCGAACGCCAATAA
- the ubiG gene encoding bifunctional 2-polyprenyl-6-hydroxyphenol methylase/3-demethylubiquinol 3-O-methyltransferase UbiG: protein MANVDQSEVAKFEALASRWWDKESEFKPLHDINPLRTNFIDGHAGLAGKRVLDVGCGGGILSEAMAQRGAQVTGLDMGEAPLTVAKLHALESQLNIDYKQLPVEELAEQEPASFDVVTCLEVLEHVPDPASIVKACFDLCKPGGHVFFSTLNRNPKSYLLAIIGAEYVLNMLPKGTHDYRKFIRPSELAKYCREAGLQVGELKGMTYNPITKTYKLARDTDVNYLLQTCKPASGE, encoded by the coding sequence ATGGCAAATGTAGATCAATCAGAAGTCGCGAAATTCGAAGCACTCGCCAGTCGCTGGTGGGATAAAGAAAGTGAATTCAAGCCACTGCACGACATTAACCCACTACGTACCAATTTTATTGATGGTCACGCAGGTTTAGCAGGAAAACGTGTTTTAGATGTAGGCTGTGGCGGTGGTATTTTAAGCGAAGCCATGGCGCAACGGGGTGCTCAGGTCACCGGTCTTGATATGGGTGAAGCTCCTTTGACGGTTGCTAAATTACACGCCTTGGAGTCACAGTTAAACATTGACTATAAGCAATTACCGGTCGAAGAGTTAGCCGAACAAGAACCTGCAAGTTTCGATGTCGTTACCTGCTTAGAGGTGTTGGAGCATGTGCCTGATCCCGCCTCTATTGTTAAAGCCTGTTTTGATTTATGCAAACCCGGCGGCCATGTATTTTTCTCAACACTTAATCGCAATCCTAAAAGCTACTTGCTAGCAATCATTGGTGCGGAATATGTGTTAAATATGCTGCCAAAGGGCACCCATGATTATCGTAAGTTCATTCGCCCGAGTGAATTAGCAAAGTATTGTCGAGAGGCTGGTCTTCAAGTGGGTGAATTAAAAGGCATGACCTACAACCCGATCACTAAAACGTACAAGCTAGCGCGAGATACCGACGTTAATTATCTGTTGCAAACCTGCAAACCCGCGAGCGGTGAATAA
- a CDS encoding TRZ/ATZ family hydrolase, which translates to MANPKSIILSPKWLLTMESDDVLVNHSVVMKADVIQAIMLTEQALIEFPEAKHIALDDQLLMPGLINTHGHVAMNLFKGLADDLPLMEWLNDHIWPAEGKWVSEDFVADGAKIAIAEMLQSGTTCFSDMYFYPDAVANVSAEIGMRATCYGPVLDFPTPYGSGSDDYIEKIVKAHDEFKHHPLINIGFGPHAPYTVSDEPLNKIRTLSNQLGLPIQIHLHETEFEVADALEKTGKRPTERLEDLNFFGPDVQAVHVTQVNETDVEILKRNGVHVIHCPESNLKLASGFCPIHKLSQNGINVALGTDGSASNNDLNMFGELHTAALLAKAVAKDASAIPAIDALKMATINGAKALGMEDQIGSLANGKQADMIAISFNHIAAQPVFDPVSHLAYNTGHRVNHVWVAGRQQIKNGQFCHLNESQLIELAQDWSNRIVNDEL; encoded by the coding sequence ATGGCCAATCCGAAATCCATTATATTGTCACCTAAGTGGTTACTCACCATGGAATCGGATGATGTACTTGTTAATCACAGCGTGGTGATGAAGGCGGATGTGATCCAAGCCATCATGCTCACTGAACAAGCATTGATCGAATTCCCTGAGGCCAAACATATAGCATTGGATGATCAGTTGCTGATGCCTGGGCTAATCAACACCCATGGGCATGTGGCGATGAATTTGTTCAAAGGTTTAGCCGACGACTTGCCACTGATGGAATGGCTAAACGATCATATATGGCCCGCAGAGGGTAAATGGGTCAGTGAAGACTTCGTCGCTGATGGTGCAAAAATCGCCATCGCTGAAATGCTACAGTCCGGTACGACCTGCTTCAGTGATATGTATTTCTACCCTGATGCCGTTGCGAACGTCAGTGCCGAAATAGGGATGCGTGCAACGTGCTATGGACCGGTACTGGACTTCCCAACTCCCTATGGATCTGGCTCGGATGATTACATTGAAAAAATTGTCAAAGCCCACGATGAATTTAAACACCATCCACTCATCAATATTGGCTTTGGTCCGCATGCGCCCTACACCGTCAGTGACGAACCTTTGAACAAAATTCGTACGCTGAGCAATCAACTCGGTTTGCCCATTCAAATCCATTTGCATGAAACCGAATTCGAAGTGGCTGATGCATTAGAGAAAACAGGAAAACGCCCCACTGAACGCTTAGAAGATTTGAATTTTTTTGGTCCTGATGTACAAGCGGTTCACGTAACTCAGGTCAATGAGACTGACGTAGAAATATTAAAACGCAATGGAGTCCATGTGATTCACTGCCCTGAGTCGAATTTAAAACTGGCCAGTGGTTTCTGCCCGATTCATAAACTTTCTCAAAACGGCATCAATGTCGCTCTTGGAACCGACGGCAGCGCTAGCAACAACGATCTAAACATGTTTGGTGAATTACATACTGCTGCTCTTCTAGCCAAAGCCGTGGCAAAAGACGCTTCAGCCATCCCAGCAATCGATGCTTTAAAAATGGCAACGATTAACGGTGCAAAAGCATTGGGCATGGAAGATCAAATTGGTTCATTGGCCAACGGCAAGCAAGCGGATATGATTGCTATCTCATTTAATCATATTGCGGCACAGCCAGTATTTGATCCGGTTTCTCATTTGGCCTATAACACAGGCCACCGCGTTAACCATGTTTGGGTAGCTGGACGCCAACAAATAAAAAACGGGCAATTTTGCCATTTAAATGAATCGCAGTTAATTGAGTTAGCGCAAGACTGGTCGAATCGAATTGTGAATGATGAGCTATGA
- the gyrA gene encoding DNA gyrase subunit A: MGDLSKEILPVNIEDELKQSYMDYAMSVIVGRALPDVRDGLKPVHRRVLHAMNILNNDWNKPYKKSARVVGDVIGKYHPHGDSAVYDTIVRMAQPFAMRYTLVDGQGNFGSIDGDSAAAMRYTEVRMAKIAHEMLADIDKETVNFVDNYDGTEQIPEVLPTRIPSLLVNGSSGIAVGMATNIPPHNLTEVITGCLALIENPEIDVDGLMQYITGPDFPTAALINGRDGIVDAYRTGRGRIQMRARHHFEMDDKNGKESIIFTEIPYQVNKARLIEKIAELVKDKKIEGITELRDESDKDGMRIVVELRRGEVPEVVLNNLFAQTQLQTVFGINTVALVDGQPKILNLKDMLEAFVRHRREVVTRRTIYDLRKARERGHILEGLAVALANIDPVIATIKASPTAAEAKDKLISTAWQPGDVMEMLERAGPDACRPDDLDPQFGFRDGNYYLSPAQAQAILDMRLQKLTGLEHDKLIDEYKVKVDEIAEYLQILASHERLMEVIREELESIKDEYGDGRLTEIVETRRHLTMEDLIAEEDMVVTLSHGGYAKIQPVTDYQAQRRGGRGKSASAIKDEDFIEHLLVANTHDTILCFSNAGKVYWLKVYDIPVASRQSRGRPIVNLLPLEQDEWITTILPVREYTEGHYIFMATSKGTVKKTDLTAFSRPRSSGLIALELEEGDTLMGAEITDGNQDVLLMSDVGKAVRFAESNVRAMGRTARGVRGIKMQDDQKVVSLMIPKEGATVLTASEHGYGKRTDVDEFPTKGRGTQGVIGMVTNDRNGKLVGAVQVFDGNEIMLITNQGTLVRTRVSEVSTLGRNTQGVTLIRVQEGERLVGIAPIMDEDEDMDSVVNEQTLPAEDDSEEASGEE; this comes from the coding sequence ATGGGTGACTTAAGTAAAGAAATCCTGCCCGTAAATATTGAAGACGAGCTGAAACAATCCTACATGGATTACGCCATGAGCGTAATCGTGGGTCGTGCGTTACCAGACGTTCGTGACGGGTTAAAACCTGTTCACCGTCGTGTACTTCACGCCATGAACATTCTGAATAACGACTGGAATAAACCTTACAAAAAATCGGCCCGTGTGGTGGGTGATGTAATCGGTAAATACCACCCACACGGCGATAGCGCGGTTTATGACACAATCGTTCGAATGGCCCAGCCATTTGCGATGCGTTACACATTGGTTGACGGTCAAGGCAACTTTGGCTCCATTGACGGTGATAGCGCTGCGGCAATGCGTTATACCGAAGTGCGTATGGCAAAAATCGCACATGAGATGCTGGCGGATATCGATAAAGAAACCGTTAATTTTGTCGACAACTACGACGGTACTGAACAAATCCCTGAAGTATTGCCGACACGAATCCCATCACTATTGGTGAATGGCTCTAGTGGTATTGCAGTGGGTATGGCAACAAATATCCCACCTCATAACTTAACTGAGGTGATCACTGGTTGTTTAGCATTGATTGAAAATCCAGAAATCGATGTTGATGGTCTGATGCAATACATCACAGGCCCTGATTTCCCAACAGCAGCCCTCATTAACGGTCGCGACGGTATTGTTGATGCCTATCGCACAGGCCGTGGTCGTATTCAAATGCGTGCCCGTCATCATTTTGAGATGGATGATAAGAACGGTAAAGAATCGATTATCTTTACTGAGATCCCGTACCAGGTGAACAAAGCTCGTTTGATTGAAAAAATCGCTGAGCTAGTAAAAGACAAAAAAATCGAAGGGATTACTGAGCTTCGCGATGAGTCCGATAAAGATGGTATGCGCATCGTTGTTGAATTGCGCCGTGGTGAAGTGCCTGAAGTAGTACTGAATAATCTATTTGCACAAACTCAGCTGCAAACCGTATTCGGTATTAATACGGTGGCTCTAGTAGATGGTCAGCCGAAGATTCTAAACCTGAAGGATATGTTGGAAGCCTTCGTACGTCACCGCCGTGAAGTGGTGACACGCCGTACGATTTATGATCTGCGAAAAGCCCGCGAGCGCGGTCATATTTTAGAAGGTCTAGCAGTGGCGCTGGCGAATATCGATCCTGTCATCGCAACCATTAAAGCGTCTCCAACAGCGGCCGAAGCTAAAGACAAGCTAATCAGTACGGCTTGGCAACCAGGTGATGTCATGGAAATGCTGGAGCGTGCAGGTCCTGATGCGTGTCGTCCTGATGATTTAGATCCGCAATTTGGCTTCCGTGATGGTAATTACTATCTTTCACCTGCTCAGGCTCAAGCCATTTTGGATATGCGTCTTCAGAAGTTGACCGGCCTAGAGCACGACAAGCTTATCGACGAATACAAAGTCAAAGTAGATGAAATAGCAGAATACTTGCAGATTCTTGCTAGTCACGAGCGCTTGATGGAAGTGATTCGTGAGGAATTAGAAAGCATTAAAGATGAGTACGGCGATGGACGTCTGACAGAAATTGTTGAAACGCGCCGTCATTTAACGATGGAAGATTTAATTGCTGAAGAAGATATGGTGGTGACGCTGTCTCATGGTGGTTACGCCAAGATTCAGCCAGTAACTGATTACCAAGCTCAGCGCCGAGGCGGTCGTGGAAAGTCTGCTTCTGCTATTAAAGATGAAGACTTTATCGAGCATTTATTAGTAGCGAATACCCACGATACCATCCTCTGCTTTAGTAATGCTGGTAAAGTTTATTGGTTAAAGGTTTACGATATTCCAGTGGCCAGTCGTCAAAGTCGCGGTCGTCCAATCGTTAATCTATTGCCGCTTGAGCAAGATGAATGGATCACAACGATTCTGCCTGTTCGGGAGTACACAGAAGGCCACTACATCTTTATGGCGACCAGCAAGGGCACAGTGAAGAAAACTGACCTTACAGCGTTTTCTCGTCCACGCTCTAGCGGTTTGATTGCTTTAGAGTTGGAAGAAGGTGACACCTTGATGGGTGCTGAAATTACCGACGGCAACCAAGATGTATTGCTCATGAGCGACGTGGGTAAAGCGGTTCGTTTTGCTGAAAGTAATGTTCGTGCCATGGGGCGCACCGCACGCGGTGTTCGTGGTATCAAGATGCAAGACGATCAAAAAGTCGTTTCACTAATGATTCCAAAAGAAGGTGCCACCGTACTGACCGCTAGTGAGCATGGTTATGGTAAGCGTACCGACGTAGACGAATTCCCAACCAAAGGCCGCGGTACACAGGGTGTTATCGGTATGGTCACTAACGACCGCAATGGTAAGTTGGTGGGTGCTGTGCAAGTGTTTGATGGCAATGAAATTATGCTGATCACAAACCAAGGTACTCTAGTTCGTACTCGCGTGAGTGAGGTGTCTACTCTTGGTCGAAATACTCAAGGTGTCACCCTAATTCGTGTTCAAGAAGGCGAGCGTTTAGTGGGTATTGCGCCGATTATGGATGAAGACGAAGATATGGATTCGGTTGTGAATGAGCAAACTCTACCTGCGGAAGATGACTCCGAAGAAGCCAGCGGTGAGGAATAA